CAATTAAAACTCAAATGGAGTACAGGATGAAATCTGCATCTAAAAGATGGAGATTGTTTAATGCTAAAAAACTTCTTGTTCTTCGTGATACCATTTTTAATGGTCAGTGGGACAAGTTACCCCGAATTGCTTAACACACCCAAAGCTGATAGCTGATAGCTAATTATGTTAAAGTTTTCAAGAAGGGATTAACAAAATAAAAAATGGAAGCTACTACAGTTCACGGTAATAAATTTATTGAATATTTTTTTGCATTTATGGTACAAGATTGGTTTGCTTTTTGGCCAATTACTATTTGTTCTATATTAACAGTTGCAGTTGTAATCGAACGTTCTTTATATTATGCAAGAAATAAAAGAGATGTTACTACCTTTATTCAAAGGTTACAAAGAGAACTTGAACGAGGGAATTTAGATGGTGCTCAATCATTAGCAAATCAATTAGGCGGGGTTATTGGAGAAGTTGCAGAAGAAGGTACAAGACTAATAGCAGTTGAAAAAGAAGATTTTTCAAGAGCATTTGACATTACTGTAAACATAGTGAGTAGAAAGCTGGAAAAATATCTTGCAATATTAGGCACTATTGGTGCTACAGCACCGTTCTTAGGATTATTTGGAACTGTTGTTGGAGTTATTGTTACTCTACAAATTCTTGGTGAAGCTGGTGGTCAAACTCAGGAAGTTGTTATTGGAATTGCTAAAGCACTAATTGCAACAGGCTATGGTTTAATCGTAGCAATTATAGCTGTCATTATGAATAACTACTACAATAACACTGTAAGAAGATTTGAAGAAGATTTTCAGCTTTTAAAGTTGTTATTTTTAAGTTTTACAAATATAGTATCAAGTCAAAGTAATCCCCCACCAAGCTTTTATAGGAAATAATCATGGCATTTGGCACTAGCGGATCAAGTGGAAGACAAACATTTAGTGAGATAAACATAACTCCATTAACAGATGTTTTCTTAGTTTTGCTTATCATTATGATTTTAATTGCACCCCTTATTAATCAAAGTTCTCTAAAGGTAGAACCACCTGTTGCACAACATGGGAAAGCTGAACAACAAAACAAAACAATAACAGTAGAAGTAAGTAAGGAAGGAACTATTGCAGTAAACGGGATAAAAGTTTCAGACAAAAGCACACAACTTGATAAAGTTCAAGGAATAGTTGGTGATGCAATGAAAAACGAATTTCAAAAGCTTGGAACAAAAGACATTCCTGTAGCAGTAAGAGCAGATCAAGATGCAAGACAAAAATATGTTGTAGCTGTATTAGATGCTGCTGCTGGAGCAGGTGTAAAAAAATTACGGATAGTTACACTTCAAAATGCTACTAGCTATTAATGAAGATCATTATAAAAGTAGGTACAACTACACTAAGCTCCAATAATGGCATAAACATAGAAATTGTTGAAAAGCTTTCTTATGTTATTTCTAAACTAAATAAGATTGGGTACAAGGTTGTTCTTGTAACTTCTGGTGCAATTGCACTTGGTGCAAAAAAATTAAACCTCTCAAAAAAAACAAAAACAATACTTGAAAAGCAAGCTTGTGCTGCAATAGGTCAAGTACAGCTCATGCATACCTATGAAAAATGTTTTTCAAAGTACAATATTCCAATTGCACAAATTCTTTTAACAAGGGATGGCTTTGCTCAAAGAGAAATTTATACGAACGCTAGGAAAACCATCTTAGAGTTACTGAGCATGGGTGTTTTGCCTATTATTAATGAGAATGATGCAGTTGCAAGTGAAGAAATTAAATTTGGTGATAATGACATGTTAAGTGCAATGGTAAGTGATTTAATTTCTGCAAACAGATTAATTATTCTTACTGATGAAAAAGGTTTATATGATAAAAATCCGAAGAAATTTAAAGGTGCAAAATTAATTTCAGTAGTTAAAGAGATTTCATCAAAAATACAAAAGATGGCTTCTGGTGCTGATTCAGATCATGGTACTGGTGGCATGGTTACAAAAGTTCAGGCAGCAAAAATTGCAACACGTGTTGGAGTAAGAACACATATAATTCATGGGAAAAGACCTGAGAAGATTCTTGATCTTTTAAAAGGAGAAGCTATAGGGACAACTTTCTTGCCAAAATGAAACCAATATCAACAAAAGAATTAGATCTTTATAAAAATAAAGATACTAACAATGAAGACGACTTAGTAATGCCGCTTTCTGAGCATATGGATGAACTTAGAAATAAAATAATAATTTCCTTCATAGCATTTTCTATAGCTACATTAATTGGATTTTTATTTAGCAAAGAAATTATAACTTTGCTAATTAATATTGCTCCAGAAGAAACCACATTTCTACAAATAAAGCCAGGAGAATTTTTTTTTACTAGCTTACGTGTTGCTCTTTATAGTGGACTTACAATTTCTTCACCAATTATTATCTGGCAACTTGCTAGTTTTATTTTGCCAGGATTAACTACAAAGGAAAAAAAAATTGTTATTCCAATTCTTGCAGGTGCCCCGTTTTTATTTTTTATGGGTTCAGTATTTGCTTATTTTTTTGTAGCACCATCAATGCTTAATTTTTTGTTTGGATTCGGGGAAAATATTATTTCAACAAGTATTAGTATTGAAAGTTTTATTTCTTTTACACTTATGATTATGGCAATATGTGGTTCTGCATTTTTACTGCCAATTATTATTCTTGCTCTTGCAAATGTAGGAATAGTTGATTCAAGCATGCTAATTCAAAAATGGAGATATGCAATATTACTTTCTGTAATTTTAGGTGCTATTTTTACACCTACGCCAGATCCTTTTAACATGAGCATTGTAAGTGGGATATTAATATTTTTATATTTTATAAGCTACAGTATATTAAAACTAACGAGGAAATAGTTGTCGAATAGGAGTAAAATATCTCTGTAGTTTTTGATTTATATAGATTTGGCTACTTTAAGCCGTGAATGGGTCCTGTAATTGAAATAGCTATTCCAAGATAAATACTTGCTATACAAACAATGATTGTTGTTAATCTAAAATATTTTTTAGTTATCAATAAAAGGTCAAAATGAAAAATTAAAATGACAGCTGCAATTATAAATAAAGTAAGAAAGTCAGCCGTATATCTTAACGTCACATATTGAAATCCTATTAATAAAATAAAGTTTACTACTGCTGGCAATAATATTACTAAAAGCTCATTTAAAGGGAATTTGATCCCGATATTTTTTATAAGTCCACATTTTTTAAAGTCTCTAATTAAGGGTGGTATTAATATCAAGAACAAAAGAAATGGAATTCCAAATAGCATACCTACAATTCGTTCAAGTCCTTCAGCAAGATAAAAAGGTGGTCTCCAAAAGTTTAAAACAACAAATGGAAATTCCTTATCCAGTCTAGGCAAATAAAACAGATAGTAATATAAGTTTGATAGTATGATTTCAGGACAAAAATATTTTGCATGAATACTAGTTAGTGCATATTTATTGCCATTTTCAAAGACATTATCAAATCGTAGGTAATTATAAATCATGTGTAGGACTAAACAAAAAAGAAATGGCATAAAGAGTGGCACAAGAAATTTATAAGAAGGATTTTGTCTTGTGGCTACACTTTTATTAATAAGAAATGAAATAAAGACAAGAAGAACAATAACTCCAAATACATAATACAATCTACTCCCAATAGCTAATCCTAGAAATAAACTTCCAAGAAATAGTTCTCTTTGTCTTAGATTTTCATCTGTTATTGCTTTAACAAAAAAATAAATAGATCCAGTTAAGCAAAAA
The sequence above is drawn from the Candidatus Melainabacteria bacterium genome and encodes:
- the tatC gene encoding twin-arginine translocase subunit TatC; its protein translation is MKPISTKELDLYKNKDTNNEDDLVMPLSEHMDELRNKIIISFIAFSIATLIGFLFSKEIITLLINIAPEETTFLQIKPGEFFFTSLRVALYSGLTISSPIIIWQLASFILPGLTTKEKKIVIPILAGAPFLFFMGSVFAYFFVAPSMLNFLFGFGENIISTSISIESFISFTLMIMAICGSAFLLPIIILALANVGIVDSSMLIQKWRYAILLSVILGAIFTPTPDPFNMSIVSGILIFLYFISYSILKLTRK
- a CDS encoding MotA/TolQ/ExbB proton channel family protein: MEATTVHGNKFIEYFFAFMVQDWFAFWPITICSILTVAVVIERSLYYARNKRDVTTFIQRLQRELERGNLDGAQSLANQLGGVIGEVAEEGTRLIAVEKEDFSRAFDITVNIVSRKLEKYLAILGTIGATAPFLGLFGTVVGVIVTLQILGEAGGQTQEVVIGIAKALIATGYGLIVAIIAVIMNNYYNNTVRRFEEDFQLLKLLFLSFTNIVSSQSNPPPSFYRK
- the proB gene encoding glutamate 5-kinase, whose amino-acid sequence is MKIIIKVGTTTLSSNNGINIEIVEKLSYVISKLNKIGYKVVLVTSGAIALGAKKLNLSKKTKTILEKQACAAIGQVQLMHTYEKCFSKYNIPIAQILLTRDGFAQREIYTNARKTILELLSMGVLPIINENDAVASEEIKFGDNDMLSAMVSDLISANRLIILTDEKGLYDKNPKKFKGAKLISVVKEISSKIQKMASGADSDHGTGGMVTKVQAAKIATRVGVRTHIIHGKRPEKILDLLKGEAIGTTFLPK
- a CDS encoding biopolymer transporter ExbD — translated: MAFGTSGSSGRQTFSEINITPLTDVFLVLLIIMILIAPLINQSSLKVEPPVAQHGKAEQQNKTITVEVSKEGTIAVNGIKVSDKSTQLDKVQGIVGDAMKNEFQKLGTKDIPVAVRADQDARQKYVVAVLDAAAGAGVKKLRIVTLQNATSY